A genomic region of Papaver somniferum cultivar HN1 chromosome 7, ASM357369v1, whole genome shotgun sequence contains the following coding sequences:
- the LOC113293809 gene encoding uncharacterized protein LOC113293809 has protein sequence MKIKLIESALVNGVLDHFLKVYVIILVAYHYKTFTWPEIWEDCRRCEITDMENERMADLSAQIFNHCVYSLIALFALVISFAHYVFIGFFTRNLEVEKYRRYRKIILQILTAVCNICAVIWCVLIIILLVCLARLFNGNLKKCLCNKWG, from the exons ATGAAGATCAA ACTCATCGAGTCAGCCTTAGTTAATGGTGTGCTAGATCACTTTCTGAAAGTATACGTGATCATTCTTGTAGCCTATCACTACAAAACATTCACATGGCCCGAAATTTGGGAGGATTGTCGTCGCTGTGAGATTACTGATATGGAAAATGAGAGGATGGCTGATCTTTCTGCACAAATATTCAATCACTGTGTGTATTCCCTTATAGCACTATTTGCACTCGTGATTTCATTTGCTCATTATGTTTTCATAGGATTTTTCACCAGGAACCTGGAAGTGGAAAAATATCGTCGTTACAGAAAGATCATACTTCAGATCTTAACTGCCGTATGTAATATTTGTGCAGTCATTTGGTGTGTCCTAATAATAATTCTGCTTGTGTGTTTGGCTAGATTGTTCAATGGGAATTTGAAGAAGTGTTTATGTAACAAATGGGGATAG